In Centropristis striata isolate RG_2023a ecotype Rhode Island chromosome 5, C.striata_1.0, whole genome shotgun sequence, a single genomic region encodes these proteins:
- the tnnc1a gene encoding troponin C type 1a (slow), with protein sequence MRMLGQNPTPEELQEMIDEVDEDGSGTVDFDEFLVMMVRCMKDDSKGKSEEELAELFRMFDKNADGYIDLDELKMMLESTGEAITEDDIEELMKDGDKNNDGKIDYDEFLEFMKGVE encoded by the exons ATGAGGATGCTGGGCCAGAACCCCACAccagaggagctgcaggagatgATTGATGAGGTGGATGAAGACG GGAGCGGCACGGTGGACTTTGATGAGTTCCTGGTCATGATGGTGAGGTGCATGAAGGATGACAGCAAAGGGAAGTCAGAGGAAGAACTGGCAGAGCTGTTTCGCATGTTTGACAA GAACGCAGATGGTTACATCGACCTGGACGAGCTGAAAATGATGCTGGAATCTACAGGAGAGGCAATTACCGAGGACGACATCGAGGAGCTGATGAAAGACGGGGACAAGAACAACGACGGCAAAATTGACTACGATG AGTTCTTGGAGTTCATGAAAGGAGTGGAGTAA